The region TCGTAGCGGGTGAGGGAGACGACTTTCTCTCTGGGCACGTAGCGCTCGATTTCGCCGACGAGCTGGCCGTAGTTGAGTTCGGGGACGATGACCTTTTTCGCCTTTTGGGCTGCCTTGGCGACGATCTCGCCGGGGAAGGGCCAGATGGTGACGAGGGTGAGGAGGCCGGCCTTGACGCCTTGGGCGCGGGCTTCCTTGACGGCGGCGATGGCCGCGCGGGTGGTGCCGCCGTAGGCGACGACGAGGACGTCGGCGTCGTCGGTGTAGTCTTCATGGTAGATGGTTATTTCGTCTCTGGCCCGCTCGATTTTGGTGTGCAGGCGGTCGATGAGTTCGGTGGTGAGGGCGTTGTTCTGGGACGGCATGCCTTTGTAGTCGTGGACGAGGCCGGTGACGTGGTAGTAGTAACCTTCACCGAAATCCGCCATCGGCGCGACGCCGTCGGCGTCAGGCTTGTAGGCCTGGTAGTCTTCGGGCGGTCCGGAGGGCCGCTTGCGGTCGATTACTTCCACTTCGCCGGATTCGGGCAGTTCGACCGTCTCGCGCATGTGGCCGATTACTTCGTCGAGAAGCAGGATGACGGGGGTACGGAATTTTTCGGCGAAGTTAAAGGCTTTGACGGTGATGTCGAAGGTTTCGCGGACCGAGGTGGGGCTGAGGGCGATGACGCCCCGGTCGCCGTGGCTGCCCCAGCGGGCCTGCATGACGTCGCCCTGGGCGGGCGAGGTCGGTTTGCCGGTGCTGGGACCGAGCCGTTGAACGTTGACGATGACGCAGGGAATTTCCGCCATGGCGGCGTAGCCGATGAGCTCCTGCTTGAGGGAGAAGCCGGGGCCGCTGGTGGCGGTGATGGCTTTGACGCCGGTGAGGGCCGCGCCGCAGACGGCGCCCATGCTGGCGATTTCGTCTTCCATCTGGATGAATTTGCCGCCGAATTTGGGTAGCATTTCGGCGAGGATTTCGGCGACTTCGGTACTGGGCGTGATGGGATAGCCGGCGAAGAATTTGACGCCGGCCGCCAGCGCCCCTACGGCGCAGGCCTGGTTGCCCTGCATGAGTTGCGGTTTAGCCATTGCTCTCCCCCTTCCCGGGTTTTACGACTTTGATTGCATAGTCCGGGCAGCGCAGTTCGCATTGGCCGCAGGCGATGCACTTGTCGGGGTCGGTAACGTAAATTTTGCCTTTTTCGTCGAGGGCCAGAATCTTTTTGGGGCAGAAGGCCACGCATATGCCGCAACCTTTGCAATATTTCTGGGTGATATCCAGTGCCACGTCAACACCTCCTGAGATTTTTGCCGGTAGCCGGTTATGATGCCGTTCGTGTACCATTAGCCTGTGCCGCCGGCGGCGGGGAATATTCCGGCGCGACGCCTGTCCGCCTGGGTGGCGGAAGACTGTTTTCATGGCAGGCGATGTATACAAAAAACATTGGTTCTATGGATACATGGCCTTAAGCACACCCATAGCCGGGCATCTCTACCCGGCTATGGTCAGCAACAATGCTGCGACTTACAAGCTATTGAATTTTATTACCCTTTGTTTTCGCCATCTGGCGAGGTTTTCCTGCAAAGACTACAGGAAAATTCCTCAAATGTCGAAATACTACAGGCTACGAGCTGTGCCGACGGGCGGCAGGCGTATGTTTTCTGGGTATTGTATACAAAGTACTTTGTCGGCGACCGCCCCGCTTGAGGGAAAGCGGTATCAGGCTTCAGCGTGGGGAGCGGCGAGTCGCTTCCGCTTGAGATATTGGAAGAATATCAGCGCCGCCATTACGCCGCCGCCGATGGCATCGGTGTAGATGCCCGGTTGGATGAGCATCAGACCGCCCAGGAAGAACAGCACCCGCATTGGGATGGATACCGGGGCGAGGATGTAACCGATCATCGCGGTGCTCAGGCCGACCATGCCGACCAGGGCGGTGCAGGTGCTCCACAGTACGGTAACAGCGGTGGCGTTGATCATCAGCAAGGTCGGGGATAGAACGAAGATGTAGGGTACGACGAAGGCGGCGATGGCCAGCTTGAAAGCGTTGAAGCCGGTGCGCATCGGGTTGCTGCCGGCGATGCCGGCCCCGGCGAAGGCAGCTAGGGCGACCGGCGGGGTGACGTCGGCGATGATGCCGAAGTAGAAGGCGAACATGTGGGCCGCCAGCACGGGGACTCCCATCTGAACCAGCGCCGGGGCGGCGATGGTGGAGGTGATGACGTAGTTGGCGGTGGTGGGTACGCCCATGCCGAGGAGCAGCGAGGTTATCATGGTGAAGAACATGGCAGGCAGGAGTTTACCGCCAGCCAGTTCGAGCAGCGCGGATGCGAGCTTGAGCCCGACGCCGGTCTTGGTGACGACGCCGATGATGATGCCGGCGGTGGCACAGGCGATGAGTACGCCGAGGACGGCTTTGGCGCCCTTTTCGAGGCCGAGGACGATGTCTTTGGCGCTTATCCTGGTCGCTTTGCGCAGCAGCGAGGCGCCGATGGCCAGGACAATGGCCCACAGGGCGGCTCTCATGGGCGTGTAGCCGACGACGAGAAGGTAGACGATGACGATGAGCGGGATGGCCAGGTGACCGCGTGAGAAGAGCAGTTCTTTGAATTTGGGCAGTTCACTGCGGGGGACGCCCTGCAAACCGTTCTTTTTGGCTTCAAGATGTACGCCGATCCAGACGCCGCTGTAGTAAAGGAGCGCCGGGATGGCGGCGGCCAGTACCACCTGGACATAGGGAATGCCGATGAATTCGGCCATGAGGAAGGCGGCTGCGCCCATTACCGGCGGCATGAGCTGGCCGCCGGTGGATGCGGTCGCTTCGACGGCGCCGGCGAATTCGGGCCGGTAGCCCAGTTTCTTCATCATCGGGATGGTGAAGCTGCCGGTGCCGGCAACGTTGGCCACCGAGCTGCCCGAGACGGTGCCCATGAGGCCGCTGGAAAGAACGGCGACTTTGGCGGGGCCGCCGCTGGCCCAGCCGGCGATGGCGTTGGCGATGTCGATGAAGAATTTGCCGAGGCCGGTGGCTTCAAGGTAGGCCCCGAAGAGGATGAAGAGGAAGATGAAGGTGGACGAAACGCCCAGCGGTATGCCGAAGATGCCTTCGGTGGTATAGAAGAGGTGGTCGATGAGTTCGCCGACGCCAACGCCCCTATGAGCCAGGATGTTGGGCATGTAGGGTCCGGCGAAGGCGTAGGCGAGGAAGCCTGAAGCGACAATGACCATCGGCCAGCCTACCGCCCTTCTGGCGGCCTCCATGACGAGAATCAGGCCGGTGACGCCGACGATGATGTCGAGGGTGGTGGGCATAGCGGCGCGGGCGACGAGCTCTTCGTAGAAGATAACGATGTATAGCGGCGCCGCGCCTCCCAGGATCGCCAGGATGAAGTCCAGCGGGTGAACCTTGTTTCGGGACCAGCTGCTCCGGGTCGGATAGAGGAGAAAGATGAGGACCAGGCCGAAACTAAGATGGATCGCGCGCTGCAGCGCGGCGTCCAGCACCCCGAAAACCGCAGTGTACAACTGGAACAGCGAGAAGCAAATGGCGATAGCCATGACTACTTTCGCCATCAGTCCTTTTAAGTCTCGCGTGTTGGATTCCCGGTCGTATTTCGCCAGGACTTCTTCAGCGGTAAGGGCTTTTCTCTCCAACTTGAGCCGCCTCCTTTCGGGTAATGAATGAGTCAGTCGTTACGAAGCCAACGGTAGTAGTAAGGTTTGACCCTGATGGTGACAAAAGCTCCTCCCTTATGGAAGGCGTATAGGGGAACGACGCGGTTGTGCACTTCGAGCACAAGTCCCGCAATCGGCCCGGCATGGACGGAGACTTTGTCGAAGCGGCGGTTCATGCCGGTAATGATGAAGTCGTTGCCTTGCCGGATGAATTTCCCCTCGCCGGGCAGGAAGGGAAGCCCTACCCCATAGGTCTGGTAGACCGTAGACTCAAGGATAAGTTCGTCGGCGGCCGCGATGACGAAGTTTTCCGCCACAGGCGTTTTTTGTACGGAGTGAGTGTATTTTAAGCTAAAGGTATCTCCCTTGCTGACGAGGATGGTCTCTGTTTTTCCCTGGTCTGTCTCGATGAACATGCAAAGCCTCGTCGCCAGAAACAGGCCTCCGACTATCAAGCCCGCCACCAGGCAGGAGACGCCCAGCAAGGTTGTCGTTCTGATGCCGGCCAACCGGCCTTTCATGCGCTCGAACATTTTACAACTCCAGTCTGCCAGAAAAAGCCGGGAATCGGAAAGACCCGATCCCCGGCACGCTAACTATTGGTCTCGAACCGACGAGAGGTTTATTTCTCTTTGAAGAATTTTTCAGCGCCGGGGTGCAGTTTAACGGACATGCCGTTCTGGGCGGTCGCCTTGGTGATCTTCGCGCCTACGGCATGAGCGGCCTTGATGCGATCAAGGTTGCTGTAGATGGCCTTGGTGATGGCGTACACGTTGTCGGCGCTCATTTTGTCGGCAACGACGAGCATAGCCTGGACGGCCACGGCGTCAGCCTCGGCGGCGCCCTGGTAGGTGTTGGCGGGAATCTTGATCTTGGTGTAGAAGGGGTACTTCTTGATCAGGGAGTCGGCTTTGGCAGCCTCGATGGGAACGAGAACGACTTTGTTCTGGACGGCGATGTCCTGGATGGCGGCGGTCGGGAAGCCGGCGGTTACGAAGGCGACGTCGACGTTGCCGTCTTTCAGGCCGCTGGCGGCTTCACCGAAGGACAGGTACTGGACTTTGATGTCGTTGTAGGTGATGCCGTACTGTTCGAGGATCTGGCGGGCGTTGGCTTCGGTTCCCGATCCGCGGGCGCCGACGGCGACGCGCTTGCCTTTAAGATCGGCGATCGTCTTGATGCCGCTTTTTTCGAGGGCGACTATCTGGATGGTTTCCGGGTAAAGGGTGGCGATGCCTTTGAAATTCTCGACCTTCTTGTCCTTGAACATTTCGGTGCCGGTCGAGGCATAGTAGGCGATGTCGTTCTGGATCAGCGCAAGGTCAACCTTGCCGTCCTTGAGCATGTTGACGTTGGCCACCGATGCTCCGGTGCTCTGGGCGCTGGCGTTGGCGCCGGGAACGTTTTTGTTGATGATTTCCGCCATGGCGCCGCCCAACGGGAAGTAGGTTCCCGCAGTGCCGCCGGTGGCGATGTTGATGAATTTCTGCGCGGCCGGTTTCGCCTGCTCTTTCTTGGCGTCACCGCCGCCGCAGCCGGCGATCAGACCGGCAACCATGATGATGACTACCAGGATCGCAAGAGTCTTTTTCATTTTTTCCCCTCCTCAGTAGATTTGTGGTTAACACAAATAGTTTTTCGATGTGAAACGAGGTTTTCCTGCTGGGCTGTGATAGCCAGATCGCGGAAATACGCCGTTTTGGGCCTACAATACAGAATCATTCAAAAAAAAACATAATCCTTCCCGCGCAGACGGGGTTTATGGTGTTGGCTGCTTGACCGCGTTTTCGATGCGAAACAGTTCCTGGAAGCAAACAATGTGCGCGTCAGGCGGGCATCAGTGCTCGGGGGTGCTGGCGCCGCGTTTGTGGACGTAGTACATTACCGCGAGCCAGACGATAAAACCCGGTCCGGCCACAACGGGGTTGATCAGCAGACATAAAATAAAGGCTATTATTATCGGCCAGATGCTGATACGGATCAGTTCCATTCTTTCACCTCCCGCCCGGTCCGCAATTTACTAGTATTATGGCCGCGTGCCGACCATAATAAACTGCGGAGTTGGGGACGGGCGGGGGAAAATGGTATAATGGTCGTATTATCACGAGACGATGGAAAGGACGTGCAAAATGGAGGGTTCCAATACCGGTTGGAGCATCAGGCTTGCCCGAACGTTATGGTTCAATACTTACCGCGCTTTGGTGGAGGACGCCGCCGGCGAATACGTGGCCACGCTGAGACTTATTCCCGCCATCCCCCTGGACCGCGGCAGCGTGCCCGAAGACGCGCCGGTTGTCGATCCGTACGTGCTGGTGGTGGTGGAGGACGCGGTCTTCGCCGAGGAGGAACTGGTCAATTTCGAGGGGCAGGTAGCCGGCCTGCTGCTGGAGAAGATGGCCCAGCCCGATTTCAACCCCGCCTTCTGCCAGTTCGCCTACCCCTCCGCGCCCCGGGGCGCAGGGCCGCAGGTGATGGAACTGGGAAGCTAAGAAGAAACAAAAAGAGTGCCGTAAAGGCACTCTTTAATTCTCTATGGATTGCGCTGCGGACGTTCAGAAGCGTCCAGATGCTAGGCACGACGAGGCTTGCGCCGCGCCGCGTACTCGGACGTACGCAAGCAAGCAAATGAGTCGTAACGACGCAGATGGATGCTTATCAACGTCCGCTCTCTTTTTTGTATACGGCTATGCGGGGGAAGGAGGCGATCTTGGTGTACCCCGGCATCGCCTCCCCTCCCCTGCCGACGAGGAGGTAGACCTCCGACAGACCGGCGGTGCGGGCGGCAAAAGCGGCGGTCGTTTCTGCTGGCATGGTGTATTTGCCTGCCCAGACGCTTGCGGGTGGAGTGACGGTTTCGACAAGGCGGGGAATGGCGTAGCCGCTGTAGAATACGGCGGAGGTGTGATAGTCGCCGACGGCTCCTACGACGGCTCCCTTGGCGGGCAGGACGGCGGCGGCTTCTTTGGCCGAGCGGGCCGCAGCCATCGGGATAAGCACCTGATAAATCATCAACAGGCTGACGACGACGACGGCGGCTCCGGCGGCCAGCGGCTGAAAGAAGGCCTCGCCCCGGTAACCCAGCCACAGTACCGCGGCCGCGCCGGCCACGGCGGTGAGTTGAAGCGGCCACCAGGCGGCCGCCGGCAGCCACGCCCCGCCGGCGGCGAAAGCCGCC is a window of Selenomonadales bacterium 4137-cl DNA encoding:
- a CDS encoding TAXI family TRAP transporter solute-binding subunit, whose product is MKKTLAILVVIIMVAGLIAGCGGGDAKKEQAKPAAQKFINIATGGTAGTYFPLGGAMAEIINKNVPGANASAQSTGASVANVNMLKDGKVDLALIQNDIAYYASTGTEMFKDKKVENFKGIATLYPETIQIVALEKSGIKTIADLKGKRVAVGARGSGTEANARQILEQYGITYNDIKVQYLSFGEAASGLKDGNVDVAFVTAGFPTAAIQDIAVQNKVVLVPIEAAKADSLIKKYPFYTKIKIPANTYQGAAEADAVAVQAMLVVADKMSADNVYAITKAIYSNLDRIKAAHAVGAKITKATAQNGMSVKLHPGAEKFFKEK
- a CDS encoding 4Fe-4S binding protein, with amino-acid sequence MALDITQKYCKGCGICVAFCPKKILALDEKGKIYVTDPDKCIACGQCELRCPDYAIKVVKPGKGESNG
- a CDS encoding 2-oxoacid:acceptor oxidoreductase subunit alpha; translated protein: MAKPQLMQGNQACAVGALAAGVKFFAGYPITPSTEVAEILAEMLPKFGGKFIQMEDEIASMGAVCGAALTGVKAITATSGPGFSLKQELIGYAAMAEIPCVIVNVQRLGPSTGKPTSPAQGDVMQARWGSHGDRGVIALSPTSVRETFDITVKAFNFAEKFRTPVILLLDEVIGHMRETVELPESGEVEVIDRKRPSGPPEDYQAYKPDADGVAPMADFGEGYYYHVTGLVHDYKGMPSQNNALTTELIDRLHTKIERARDEITIYHEDYTDDADVLVVAYGGTTRAAIAAVKEARAQGVKAGLLTLVTIWPFPGEIVAKAAQKAKKVIVPELNYGQLVGEIERYVPREKVVSLTRYDGELFRPEEILNPIITAGGGK
- a CDS encoding TRAP transporter permease, producing the protein MERKALTAEEVLAKYDRESNTRDLKGLMAKVVMAIAICFSLFQLYTAVFGVLDAALQRAIHLSFGLVLIFLLYPTRSSWSRNKVHPLDFILAILGGAAPLYIVIFYEELVARAAMPTTLDIIVGVTGLILVMEAARRAVGWPMVIVASGFLAYAFAGPYMPNILAHRGVGVGELIDHLFYTTEGIFGIPLGVSSTFIFLFILFGAYLEATGLGKFFIDIANAIAGWASGGPAKVAVLSSGLMGTVSGSSVANVAGTGSFTIPMMKKLGYRPEFAGAVEATASTGGQLMPPVMGAAAFLMAEFIGIPYVQVVLAAAIPALLYYSGVWIGVHLEAKKNGLQGVPRSELPKFKELLFSRGHLAIPLIVIVYLLVVGYTPMRAALWAIVLAIGASLLRKATRISAKDIVLGLEKGAKAVLGVLIACATAGIIIGVVTKTGVGLKLASALLELAGGKLLPAMFFTMITSLLLGMGVPTTANYVITSTIAAPALVQMGVPVLAAHMFAFYFGIIADVTPPVALAAFAGAGIAGSNPMRTGFNAFKLAIAAFVVPYIFVLSPTLLMINATAVTVLWSTCTALVGMVGLSTAMIGYILAPVSIPMRVLFFLGGLMLIQPGIYTDAIGGGVMAALIFFQYLKRKRLAAPHAEA
- a CDS encoding DUF1850 domain-containing protein, coding for MFERMKGRLAGIRTTTLLGVSCLVAGLIVGGLFLATRLCMFIETDQGKTETILVSKGDTFSLKYTHSVQKTPVAENFVIAAADELILESTVYQTYGVGLPFLPGEGKFIRQGNDFIITGMNRRFDKVSVHAGPIAGLVLEVHNRVVPLYAFHKGGAFVTIRVKPYYYRWLRND